In one window of Brachyhypopomus gauderio isolate BG-103 chromosome 16, BGAUD_0.2, whole genome shotgun sequence DNA:
- the LOC143477817 gene encoding uncharacterized protein LOC143477817: protein MGVKPGRVSDMVFLSSKPKQFTVADGVRSKRYKAVRGELPDPDVLKVDEQYKDFTADIAPLITTMAISADVPLVDSAFGKVQAGSPISYQHPVPVSWVVVHHPDAPLPPPLPVDGYRLEPTNCQFVCSHQQHLHLQSLVTTFDMARKIEVAIREQSNSVEWHRVRGPRITSSRFREICHVRGQSSAEILSQRIRKGVNQTAAMKRGLALEPVAIQEYCRIKNTNYWPCGFVIHPDAPWLGASPDGLVFDPTESPPFGLVEIKYPNAKSYVDCSYLKMQSGTLKLKQTHSYYWQVQGQLLLTGMEWCDFVVFAEDDILIQRIYRDCEVAKTIREKGDF, encoded by the exons ATG GGTGTGAAACCAGGCAGAGTAAGTGACATGGTATTTTTGTCCTCCAAGCCGAAGCAGTTTACAGTTGCTGATGGTGTAAG GAGTAAACGTTACAAGGCAGTGCGAGGGGAGCTGCCAGATCCAGATGTCCTCAAAGTTGATGAGCAGTACAAGGACTTCACTGCAGACATTGCTCCACTCATCACCACCATGGCCATAAGTGCTGACGTCCCGCTGGTTGATTCAGCTTTTGGGAAAGTCCAGGCGGGTAGTCCCATATCCTACCAGCATCCAGTACCAGTGAGTTGGGTTGTAGTACACCATCCAGATGCCCCTCTGCCACCACCTCTACCTGTAGACGGCTATAGGCTTGAGCCTACTAACTGCCAGTTCGTGTGCAGTCACCAACAACACCTCCATCTGCAGTCACTTGTCACTACATTTGACATGGCAAGGAAGATAGAGGTTGCCATCAGAGAGCAGAGCAACTCTGTGGAGTGGCACCGAGTCAGGGGGCCAAGAATAACTTCCTCCCGATTCAGGGAAATatgccatgtcagaggtcagagttcTGCAGAAATCCTGTCACAAAGGATTCGAAAGGGAGTGAATCAAACTGCTGCAATGAAGAGGGGATTGGCACTGGAACCGGTTGCCATACAGGAGTACTGCAGaataaaaaacaccaattactgGCCTTGTGGGTTTGTCATCCACCCTGATGCCCCCTGGTTAGGGGCATCTCCTGATGGTCTGGTGTTTGACCCGACTGAGAGCCCACCCTTTGGACTGGTGGAAATTAAATACCCCAATGCAAAAAGCTATGTGGACTGTAGCTACCTGAAAATGCAGAGTGGCACACTGAAATTGAAGCAGACTCACAGTTACTACTGGCAGGTACAAGGCCAGCTCCTACTTACAGGTATGgagtggtgtgattttgttgtattTGCAGAGGATGATATTCTCATTCAGCGCATATACAGAGACTGTGAAGTGGCTAAAACCATTAGAGAGAAGGgagatttttaa
- the LOC143478198 gene encoding centrosomal protein of 164 kDa-like, producing MHGTQSVYMYRSVLVWRAPSEWRKWNLLSPLCPPPTTSRSIDNLREYISGEGVQQRARQFLEKQTSCLRARQAALRTAHPSPQRSAAGGSAQPLCQEVSELEKLRERVQKGHAILRKKEERLGQLETSLAEELSCDEGERLVGDRRVSDVTESETSGVCGQEETTHAVPVKVQQLTESLQQISGQLNTVLGELESFTGRSVQPLPQPPPSSSFPPAPSWAWTPSPASYSVAQNSFLHSTINGVSMDTSARYPMRATRAYSGYTPASLSSELDGQRLQRLIDDNKRWLESRRKDPNVPLFTRYPAAPPTNGLVQLSLDKKNQIKVYHY from the exons ATGCACGgtacacagagtgtgtacatgtacagatctgtgttggtgtggaggGCTCCCTCCGAGTGGAGGAAatggaacctcctctctcccctgtgcccacctcccacaaccTCCCGCAGCATAGACAa cttgcgGGAGTATATCTCAGGTGAAGGTGTCCAGCAGAGAGCAAGACAGTTCTTGGAGAAACAGACCAGCTGTCTGAGAGCGAGACAGGCGGCACTAAGGACGGCCCACCCCAGCCCGCAGAGGTCCGCTGCAGGAGGCTCTGCTCAGCCTCTCTGCCAG gaggtgagtgagctggagaagctgagggagaGGGTCCAGAAGGGCCACGCAATCCtgagaaagaaggaggagagactcggccagctggagacgtcactggcagaggag ctgtcatgtgatgAAGGCGAGCGGCTCGTGGGAGATCGGAGAGTCTCTGATGTCACAGAGTCAGAGACGAGCGGTGTGTGTGGCCAAGAGGAGACga cacatgcagtgccagtgaaagtgcagcagttaacagagtccctgcagcagatctCTGGCCAGCTGAACACAGTGCTGGGTGAACTGGAATCTTTCACTGGGAGGagcgtccagcccctccctcagccacctccgtcctcctccttccctcctgccccgtcctgggcatggacaccaagccccgcctcctatTCAGTGGCTCAGAACAGCTTCTTACACTCCACCATTAAtg GAGTTTCCATGGATACCAGTGCCCGCTATCCCATGAGGGCTACCAGAGCATATAGTGGATACACTCCAGCaag tctctcctctgagctagatggccagaggctgcagagactgatcgacgacaacaaaaggtggctggaatcacgacgcaaagacccaaatgt GCCTCTCTTCACACGCTACCCAGCTGCCCCGCCCACCAATGGGCTGGTCCAGCTCAGCCTGGACAAGAAGAATCAGATCAAGGTCTACCATTACTGA